In Pyrus communis chromosome 8, drPyrComm1.1, whole genome shotgun sequence, one genomic interval encodes:
- the LOC137741548 gene encoding protein PALE CRESS, chloroplastic-like produces the protein MEARVFPLTCAALPLSPTPSSSSSHATLWPSRLKPKHVSVLRKSMKKEEPVLEGLPKEYYDDEWQARQREKTKELHRRRQEEDEEEERKVEEYREIGMRLKDYPEEDVRNARKLISSFIRAAEEVEEKIEEAAEKGELTELVLMVIWNRLDLARRDDEKDVIRSLDLLYRRVEAEILKREATPAMRLLNDLLNMHDGFDGEVWLKECKKRMIDTFPREDPFSILVPAGFDIDKHEGPLRLPVEADDALLRVDFVREVDALLQEVRAEQSELQNAQGLDPEAIASRLKQQEKQRAICLVESILDLAINLQW, from the exons ATGGAAGCGAGGGTGTTCCCGCTAACGTGCGCGGCGCTGCCACTCTCACCGACGCCATCGTCATCTTCCTCGCATGCAACTCTCTGGCCCTCTCGATTGAAGCCAAAACATGTTTCAG TTTTGAGGAAGAGCATGAAAAAGGAAGAACCAGTACTTGAAGGTCTTCCCAAAGAGTACTACGACGAT GAATGGCAAGCTCGGCAAAGGGAGAAAACGAAGGAGCTGCATCGAAGGCGTCAAGAGGAGGACGAAGAGGAGGAAAGGAAGGTTGAAGAGTATAGGGAGATAGGCATGAGATTAAAGGATTATCCCGAAGAAGATGTCCGAAATGCTCGGAAGCTGATTTCGAGCTTTATCAGAGCTGctgaagaagtggaagag AAAATTGAGGAAGCTGCTGAGAAAGGGGAACTGACTGAACTTGTTTTGATGGTCATATGGAATCGCCTTGACCTCGCTCGACGTGAT GATGAAAAGGATGTTATTAGAAGTCTTGATTTGCTATACAGAAGGGTCGAG GCTGAGATTCTGAAACGGGAGGCTACTCCTGCCATGAGACTGCTCAATGATCTTTTGAATATGCATGATGGCTTCGACGGTGAAGTGTGGCTGAAGGAATGCAAAAAGCGCATGATCGATACTTTCCCACGGGAGGATCCATTTAGCATTCTTGTTCCAGCAGGATTTGACATCGATAAG CATGAAGGACCACTCCGGCTACCAGTTGAAGCCGATGATGCTCTACTGAGGGTAGACTTTGTCAGGGAGGTCGATGCATTGCTACAAGAGGTTCGCGCCGAGCAAAGTGAACTACAAAATGCACAAGGGCTTGATCCTGAAGCCATTGCAAGTAGGTTGAAGCAGCAGGAAAAGCAGCGTGCCATATGCTTGGTAGAATCGATACTAGACCTGGCCATTAATTTGCAGTGGTAG
- the LOC137742335 gene encoding aspartic proteinase 36-like — MDLHKNSRAAVLGCFLILSTLFSDASANLVFSVSHKFKGRDGRSLSELKAHDSRRHGRILTGSASAVDLQLGGNGHPSETGLYFAKLGIGSPSKDYYVQVDTGSDILWVNCVGCTNCPKKSDIGVKLTLYDPKSSSTYSAVTCDQEFCTSKYNGRLPGCQPDLLCQYDVTYGDGSETAGYFVQDTIQFDKGTNGSVVFGCGDKQSGQLGKTAEALDGILGFGQSNSSVFSQLAASGKVKKQFAHCLDNVRGGGIFAIGEVVEPQVNNTTPLVPNQAHYNVVLEAIEVGGDVLRLASDVFGTGSNQETIIDSGTTLAYLPQEVFDPVMKKVLAKQPDLNLHIVDDQFSCFQFSSNIDEGFPLVMFHFKNSASLTVYPHDYLFQLTEDVWCSGWQSSGMKSKGGDSMTLLGDLVLSNKLVIYDLENQTIGWADYNCSSSIKVGNEKTGGVDTIGAHNLSSASTFTIGRLILTFFLLISAVF, encoded by the coding sequence ATGGATCTTCACAAAAATTCAAGAGCCGCCGTTCTGGGTTGTTTTCTGATTCTCTCCACATTGTTTTCCGATGCGTCGGCAAACTTGGTGTTCTCCGTTAGCCACAAGTTCAAGGGCCGTGACGGGCGGTCGTTGAGCGAGCTCAAAGCCCACGATTCCCGCCGCCACGGCCGGATTCTCACCGGCTCTGCTTCTGCGGTGGATCTGCAGCTCGGCGGCAATGGCCATCCGTCTGAAACCGGACTATACTTCGCCAAGCTCGGGATTGGGTCGCCGTCGAAGGACTATTATGTCCAGGTGGATACGGGGAGTGATATCCTGTGGGTCAATTGCGTAGGCTGCACAAACTGTCCCAAGAAAAGTGACATTGGCGTGAAGCTCACATTGTATGATCCGAAAAGCTCATCGACTTATAGTGCTGTTACTTGTGATCAGGAATTTTGCACGTCGAAATACAACGGTCGGCTGCCGGGATGCCAGCCGGACTTGCTCTGCCAATACGACGTGACATATGGCGACGGAAGTGAGACGGCCGGATACTTTGTGCAGGACACTATTCAATTTGATAAGGGGACTAATGGCAGTGTTGTGTTTGGTTGCGGAGATAAGCAGTCCGGGCAGCTGGGAAAGACTGCCGAGGCGCTTGATGGGATTCTCGGATTCGGGCAGTCAAATTCGTCCGTGTTTTCCCAGCTGGCTGCTTCCGGGAAGGTGAAGAAACAATTTGCACATTGTTTGGACAATGTCCGCGGAGGTGGGATTTTCGCCATTGGCGAAGTTGTGGAGCCCCAAGTGAACAACACAACTCCGTTGGTGCCAAATCAGGCCCATTACAATGTTGTATTGGAGGCAATTGAGGTAGGAGGCGATGTCCTGCGGCTTGCCTCGGATGTTTTCGGCACGGGGTCAAACCAAGAGACGATCATCGACAGCGGAACAACCCTGGCCTATCTACCCCAAGAGGTTTTCGACCCGGTGATGAAGAAGGTTTTAGCCAAGCAGCCTGACTTGAACTTGCACATAGTTGACGATCAGTTCTCATGCTTCCAATTTTCCAGCAATATAGACGAGGGATTTCCATTGGTGATGTTCCACTTCAAGAATTCGGCTTCCCTGACGGTTTATCCCCATGACTATCTGTTCCAGCTGACGGAAGATGTGTGGTGTTCCGGCTGGCAGAGCAGCGGGATGAAATCGAAAGGCGGAGACTCCATGACGCTTCTGGGAGATTTGGTGCTGTCGAACAAGCTGGTGATTTATGATCTGGAGAATCAGACGATTGGTTGGGCCGATTACAACTGCTCATCAAGCATCAAAGTGGGGAATGAGAAGACAGGAGGAGTAGATACAATTGGTGCTCATAATCTTTCTTCAGCTTCCACTTTTACAATTGGGAGATTAATATTGACATTCTTCTTGTTAATATCTGCTGTGTTTTAG
- the LOC137741547 gene encoding mediator of RNA polymerase II transcription subunit 33B-like encodes MAVFVQQAPQSQLWDSVLQLTKSAQDKNSDPLLWAVQLSSSLTSAAVSLPSVELAHLLVSHICWANHVPITWKFLEKALTVKIVPPMLVLALLSTKVVPNRQLHPAAYRLYMELLKRHTFLFASQLSGPNSQKIIKSIDDALHLSQQYGLQVSEPGVLIVEFVFSITWQLLDASLDDEGLLELTPDKKPRWPTRPQDMEIDGHGCFNEKRSEQNEGLQKANTAMAIDIIVEFLQNKVTSRILYLARRNMPSHWGGFVQKLQVLAANSSALRTMKHITPEGLLQLTSDSRRLLTRECKTISQQEFHAVLSSGSLMSSACQSHGVSSSAFWLPIDLYLEDAMDGSEVAEISAVESLTGLVKALQAVNATTWHNAFLGLWISALRLVQRERDPREGPVPRLDTCLCMLLCITTLAVTNIIEEEEAELMEEMGGDHTNQRKEQAPGKRRRDLITSLQRLGDYEALLTPPQSVCSVANQAAAKAIMFRSGLTVSNGYHECISVNEMPINCAGNLRHLIVEACIARNILDTSAYFWPGYVSARSNQVLRNVPGQVPAWSSIVKGSPLTPSLANALVATPASSLAEIEKIYEIAVNGSDEEKISAATILCGASLVRGWNIQEHTCLFIIRLLSPPVPADYSGSDSHLIGYASFFNVLLVGASSIDTVQIFSLLGLVPLLAAALMPICEVFGSSVPNISWTPTTGEELSCHAVFSNAFTLLLRLWRFDHPPLEHIMGDYPTVGSQSGPEYLLLLRNCRLASFGNSPMDRIKSRRVSKFITFPSGTITLDFFPKLKLWYQQHQKCICSTLSGLVPGTPVHQIVDALLTLMFRKINRSSQPLTPATSGSSNSSASGTDESAIRLKVPAWDILEATPFVLDAALTACAHGRLSPRELATGLKDLADYLPATLGTMVSYFSAEVTRGIWKPACMNGTDWPSPAANLSLVEQQIKKILAATGVDVPSLTVGGSAPALLPLPFAALVSLTITYKLDRASERALTLIGPALNSLAAGCPWPCNPILASLWAQKVKRWSDYLVFSASQTVFHHNSDAVVQLLKSCFTSTLGLSSSRAYSNGSVGALLGHGFGSHFSGGISPVAPGILYLRVHRSVRDVMFLTEEVLSLLMYSVRDIANCGLPRERAEKLRKTKHGVRFGQVSLAAAMARVRIAATLGATLVWISGGSSLVQSFIKETLPSWFISTRGLDQEGKEPGGMVAMLGGYALAYFAVLCGTFAWGVDSASPASKRRPKILGRHLGFIASALDGKISLGCDWAMWRAYVAGFVSLMVACTQKWILDVDVEILKMLSKGLRQWNEEELALALLGLGGVEAMGAAAELVVECEV; translated from the exons ATGGCCGTGTTCGTACAGCAGGCGCCGCAGAGTCAGCTGTGGGACTCGGTGCTCCAGCTGACCAAGTCCGCGCAGGACAAGAACAGTGACCCGCTCCTCTGGGCGGTCCAGCTCAGCTCCAGCCTCACCTCCGCCGCCGTCTCCCTGCCCTCCGTCGAGCTCGCGCACCTCCTCGTCTCCCACATCTGCTGGGCCAATCACGTGCCCATCACGTGGAAGTTCCTCGAGAAGGCCCTGACGGTCAAGATCGTCCCTCCCATGCTCGTCCTTGCTCTGCTCTCTACCAA GGTTGTTCCAAATCGACAGCTTCACCCTGCAGCATATAGGCTCTACATGGAACTTCTTAAAAGACATACATTTTTGTTTGCTTCTCAATTGAGTGGACCAAATAGTCAGAA GATCATAAAATCCATTGATGATGCTCTACATCTTTCCCAGCAGTATGGCCTTCAAGTGTCTGAACCTGGAGTTCTTATTGTTGAGTTTGTCTTTTCAATCACATGGCAGTTACTTGATGCATCCCTAGATGACGAAGGTTTGCTGGAACTTACCCCAGATAAGAAGCCTAGATGGCCGACCAGGCCACAAGATATGGAAATAGATGGTCACGGTTGCTTTAATGAGAAGAGAAGTGAGCAAAATGAAGGTTTGCAGAAAGCAAATACTGCAATGGCTATTGACATAATTGTGGAGTTTCTGCAAAACAAAGTAACTTCAAGGATTTTGTACTTGGCCCGTCGAAATAT GCCATCGCACTGGGGAGGTTTCGTTCAGAAACTGCAAGTGCTTGCGGCAAACTCGTCAGCTTTGAGGACTATGAAACATATAACTCCAGAGGGTCTTCTACAGCTGACATCTGATAGCCGTCGACTTCTGACTCGGGAATGCAAAACAATTTCACAACAAGAATTTCATGCAGTCTTGTCTTCTGGGTCTTTAATGTCTTCAGCCTGTCAGTCTCACGGAGTGAGTTCATCTGCTTTTTGGCTTCCCATTGATCTGTATCTTGAAGATGCTATGGATGGATCAGAAGTAGCTGAAATTAGTGCCGTCGAATCCCTTACTG GTTTAGTGAAGGCTCTGCAGGCAGTTAATGCCACCACATGGCACAATGCATTTTTAGGTTTATGGATTTCAGCTCTTCGGCTTGTTCAAAGG GAAAGGGATCCTAGAGAAGGACCTGTCCCTCGTCTTGATACCTGTTTATGCATGTTGTTGTGTATTACAACACTTGCGGTTACTAATATTATTGAAGAAGAGGAAGCTGAATTGATGGAGGAAATGGGAGGGGATCATACTAACCAAAGGAAGGAACAAGCTCCTGGAAAGCGCCGCAGAGATTTAATTACCTCCTTACAGCGATTGGGTGATTATGAGGCCTTGTTGACTCCACCTCAGTCTGTTTGTTCAGTGGCGAATCAAGCTGCAGCTAAGGCTATAATGTTCAGATCAGGCCTTACAGTCAGTAATGGATACCATGAATGTATTAGCGTGAACGAAATGCCAATAAATTGTG CGGGAAACTTGCGGCATCTGATTGTTGAAGCTTGTATTGCGCGGAATATCCTAGATACATCAGCATATTTTTGGCCAGGCTATGTGAGTGCACGCAGCAACCAAGTGCTACGCAATGTTCCAGGCCAAGTGCCTGCTTGGTCTTCAATAGTGAAGGGGTCACCTCTAACTCCATCACTGGCAAATGCTTTAGTTGCCACTCCAGCTTCTAG CTTAGCAGAGATTGAGAAAATATATGAGATTGCAGTCAATGGTTCAGATGAAGAGAAGATATCTGCTGCTACCATTCTTTGTGGGGCTTCTCTTGTTCGTGGATGGAATATACAG GAGCACACCTGTCTTTTTATTATAAGATTGCTGTCACCTCCAGTTCCTGCAGATTACTCAGGGAGTGATAGCCATTTGATTGGCTATGCTTCATTCTTTAATGTCCTTCTGGTTGGCGCATCATCTATAGATACTGTACAGATTTTCTCCTTATTGGGATTG GTTCCACTACTTGCAGCTGCATTGATGCCTATTTGCGAAGTTTTTGGCTCAAGTGTTCCCAATATCTCATGGACACCTACAACAGGGGAAGAACTCTCATGTCATGCGGTGTTCTCAAATGCTTTTACACTTCTATTGAGGTTGTGGAGATTTGATCATCCGCCTCTGGAACACATAATGGGTGACTACCCAACTGTGGGAAGCCAAAGTGGTCCAGAATACCTCTTGTTGCTGCGAAACtgtagattagcatcctttGGTAATTCACCCATGGATCGAATAAAAAGCAGAAGAGTTTCAAAATTTATCACCTTCCCTTCAGGTACCATTACCCTGGATTTCTTTCCGAAACTGAAACTTTGGTACCAGCAACATCAAAAGTGTATTTGCTCTACCCTATCTGGGCTTGTACCTGGGACTCCCGTTCATCAGATTGTTGATGCACTCCTGACCCTGAtgtttagaaaaataaatagaagtAGTCAGCCTTTGACTCCAGCAACTTCAGGTAGTAGTAATTCATCTGCATCGGGAACTGATGAGTCCGCTATTAGACTCAAGGTACCGGCATGGGATATCCTTGAAGCAACTCCATTTGTCCTTGATGCTGCTCTTACTGCATGTGCCCATGGAAGACTTTCTCCCCGTGAACTGGCTACAG GACTGAAAGATCTTGCCGATTATCTTCCAGCAACTTTGGGAACCATGGTAAGCTATTTTTCAGCTGAAGTAACACGGGGAATATGGAAGCCAGCTTGTATGAATGGAACTGATTGGCCAAGCCCTGCTGCAAATTTATCACTTGTTGAGCAGCAGATAAAGAAAATTCTAGCTGCCACTGGTGTTGATGTGCCTAGCCTCACAGTTG GTGGGAGCGCCCCAGCTCTGCTTCCCTTACCATTTGCTGCTCTCGTAAGTCTCACAATAACTTATAAACTTGATAGAGCCTCTGAACGTGCCCTCACCCTGATTGGACCAGCCCTGAACTCCCTAGCTGCTGGTTGCCCATGGCCTTGCAATCCGATCTTAGCCTCATTGTGGGCCCAGAAGGTAAAGCGCTGGAGTGACTACCTGGTTTTTTCTGCTTCTCAAACTGTCTTCCATCACAACAGCGATGCTGTGGTCCAGCTTCTTAAGAGCTGCTTTACATCTACTCTCGGGCTAAGCTCCTCTCGTGCTTACAGCAACGGCAGTGTGGGTGCCCTCCTTGGTCATGGCTTTGGTTCCCATTTCTCTGGTGGGATTTCTCCTGTTGCCCCCGGAATTCTATACTTGCGTGTGCATCGATCTGTCAGAGATGTAATGTTCCTGACAGAAGAGGTGCTCTCTCTTCTAATGTATTCTGTTAGAGATATTGCCAATTGCGGATTACCCAGAGAGAGGGCGGAGAAATTGAGGAAGACCAAGCACGGGGTGAGGTTTGGACAGGTTTCTCTTGCTGCCGCAATGGCACGTGTCAGGATTGCAGCTACACTTGGGGCCACCTTAGTTTGGATATCTGGCGGATCGAGTTTAGTTCAGTCTTTTATCAAAGAAACTTTGCCTTCTTGGTTTATATCAACCCGTGGTTTGGATCAGGAAGGCAAAGAACCTGGTGGCATGGTTGCCATGTTGGGTGGTTATGCCCTTGCATACTTTGCAGTGCTTTGTGGGACATTTGCTTGGGGTGTGGACTCGGCATCACCAGCATCAAAGCGGCGACCAAAGATTCTCGGGCGGCATTTGGGATTTATTGCAAGCGCACTCGACGGGAAAATATCACTGGGTTGTGATTGGGCTATGTGGCGAGCGTATGTAGCAGGATTTGTGAGCTTGATGGTAGCATGCACGCAAAAGTGGATACTGGATGTTGATGTGGAAATATTGAAGATGCTGAGCAAGGGACTTAGACAGTGGAATGAGGAGGAATTGGCTCTGGCCCTTCTGGGACTCGGTGGCGTTGAGGCCATGGGCGCAGCAGCTGAACTAGTAGTTGAATGTGAGGTCTGA
- the LOC137742336 gene encoding BTB/POZ and MATH domain-containing protein 2-like isoform X1, whose amino-acid sequence MGRVLIETSRPSSSSSSPASSPPPTTTASTSITETVNGTHHFRINGYSLSKGIGIGKYIASDTFNVGGFSWAIYFYPDGKSVEDNAAYVSLFIALASEGTDVRALFELTLLDQSGNERHKVHSHFGRTLDSGPYTLKYRGSMWGYKRFFKRTSLETSDYLKDDCLSVNCMVGVVKSHTQGPKIYSIPIPPSSMGHQFGKLLETGKGTDISFEVDEEIFSAHKLVLAARSPVFWAQLFGPMKDQNTRCIKVEDIEAPIFKALLHFIYWDSLPDIEELTGINSNGVSTLMAQHLLAAADRYGLDRLRLICEANLCQDVAINNVATTIALAEQHHCSQLKPVCLRFIAAPGNLLGVMQTDGYKHLKESCPSVLTELLEYVASVNEHSASLGRHGNDLDGSDIHGRRVKQRL is encoded by the exons ATGGGTAGGGTTCTCATAGAAACCTCCAGGCCCTCGTCGTCTTCGTCTTCCCCAGCCTCTTCGCCGCCTCCAACCACCACCGCGTCGACGTCGATCACCGAGACCGTCAACGGGACCCACCATTTCAGGATCAACGGCTATTCGCTGTCCAAGGGGATTGGGATTGGGAAGTACATAGCGTCCGATACGTTTAATGTGGGTGGGTTTTCGTGGGCCATCTATTTCTACCCGGACGGCAAGAGCGTTGAGGACAATGCCGCCTACGTTTCGCTGTTCATCGCGCTTGCGAGCGAAGGAACCGATGTGAGAGCGCTGTTCGAATTGACGCTTTTGGATCAGAGCGGGAACGAGAGGCACAAGGTGCATAGCCATTTCGGGAGGACATTGGATAGCGGTCCGTACACGCTCAAGTATCGCGGAAGCATGTG GGGTTACAAACGTTTTTTCAAAAGAACTTCTCTCGAGACATCAGACTACCTTAAAGATGATTGCCTATCAGTTAACTGTATGGTTGGTGTTGTGAAGTCACATACACAGGGACCAAAAATTTACTCTATACCAATTCCACCATCCAGCATGGGCCATCAGTTTGGCAAGCTACTGGAAACCGGAAAGGGAACTGATATTAGTTTTGAAGTTGACGAGGAGATTTTCTCTGCTCACAAGTTGGTACTAGCAGCTCGATCACCTGTATTCTGGGCCCAACTATTTGGTCCTATGAAAGATCAGAACACTCGTTGCATAAAAGTTGAGGACATAGAGGCTCCAATTTTCAAG GCGTTGCTTCATTTTATATACTGGGACTCACTGCCTGACATAGAAGAGCTTACTGGAATTAACTCCAATGGGGTTTCCACTTTGATGGCCCAGCATCTGCTTGCAGCAGCAGATCGATATGGCTTAGACAGGCTCAGGTTGATATGTGAGGCAAATCTCTGCCAGGATGTCGCCATAAACAATGTGGCAACGACAATAGCTTTGGCAGAACAACATCACTGCTCCCAGCTGAAACCTGTGTGTCTCAGATTCATTGCAGCTCCCGGGAATCTATTAG GTGTGATGCAAACAGATGGTTACAAACACTTAAAGGAAAGCTGCCCATCCGTTCTGACTGAACTCCTGGAATACGTAGCTAGTGTTAATGAGCATTCTGCATCCTTAGGCAGGCACGGAAATGATCTCGATGGCAGTGACATCCATGGCAGGCGGGTGAAGCAAAGGCTATAG
- the LOC137741806 gene encoding heavy metal-associated isoprenylated plant protein 42-like produces the protein MSNAILQQGNDDGPPNRTTSLALVHDQYYHHGDAAEYNSSMENHSPDIGPHIVLADLYFEGVNSITIDYEKGMVAVSGTVDPATILVTISKLKIMTELVSYKKDPRGAKKKKQAQELKKTQNHHKHEANDAKKIDHHDSKSKSHSDSDDDDTDECHDDHRAHKSSKHKMNGPILSPHAKDYFPKPRPEFGPPRPYGLQNHWAPGMMHGRPPPGPPPVLQLPPPMQPHGYGYDYRSNMVLMPRPPPPMQPQEYGYDYRSNMFPMPRPPPPPPHMYPYYHRPKDPPVGNSMIHYFSDDNTSSACTIM, from the exons ATGTCAAACGCAATCTTGCAGCAAGGGAACGATGATGGTCCTCCCAACAGAACTACTTCTCTTGCACTTGTCCATGATCAATACTACCACCATGGCGATGCTGCCGAGTACAATTCATCAATGGAGAACCATTCTCCTGATATTGGTCCC CATATTGTTCTTGCAGACTTGTATTTTGAAG GAGTAAATTCCATCACCATAGATTATGAAAAAGGGATGGTAGCAGTTTCTGGTACGGTGGATCCGGCCACAATCTTAGTGACGATTTCCAAGCTTAAGATAATGACGGAGCTTGTGTCTTACAAGAAGGACCCTCGCGGtgccaaaaagaaaaagcaagcaCAAGAATTGAAGAAAACTCAAAATCATCACAAACACGAAGCCAACGACGCCAAAAAGATTGATCACCACGATTCGAAATCAAAATCACATTCAGATTCAGATGATGATGATACTGATGAATGCCACGATGATCATAGGGCACATAAAAGTAGTAAGCACAAAATGAATGGTCCAATTCTTTCACCCCACGCCAAGGACTATTTTCCCAAGCCAAGACCAGAATTTGGACCTCCGAGGCCATATGGCCTTCAAAACCATTGGGCACCAGGGATGATGCATGGGAGGCCACCGCCAGGTCCACCACCGGTATTGCAATTGCCGCCGCCAATGCAACCACATGGGTACGGTTATGATTATCGCTCGAATATGGTTCTGATGCCACGTCCGCCGCCGCCAATGCAACCACAAGAGTACGGTTATGATTATCGCTCGAATATGTTTCCGATGCCACGTCCGCCGCCGCCCCCGCCACATATGTATCCTTATTATCATCGGCCAAAGGATCCCCCGGTTGGTAACTCCATGATCCATTATTTCAGCGACGATAACACTAGCAGTGCTTGCACGATAATGTAA
- the LOC137742336 gene encoding BTB/POZ and MATH domain-containing protein 2-like isoform X2: MGRVLIETSRPSSSSSSPASSPPPTTTASTSITETVNGTHHFRINGYSLSKGIGIGKYIASDTFNVGGFSWAIYFYPDGKSVEDNAAYVSLFIALASEGTDVRALFELTLLDQSGNERHKVHSHFGRTLDSGPYTLKYRGSMGYKRFFKRTSLETSDYLKDDCLSVNCMVGVVKSHTQGPKIYSIPIPPSSMGHQFGKLLETGKGTDISFEVDEEIFSAHKLVLAARSPVFWAQLFGPMKDQNTRCIKVEDIEAPIFKALLHFIYWDSLPDIEELTGINSNGVSTLMAQHLLAAADRYGLDRLRLICEANLCQDVAINNVATTIALAEQHHCSQLKPVCLRFIAAPGNLLGVMQTDGYKHLKESCPSVLTELLEYVASVNEHSASLGRHGNDLDGSDIHGRRVKQRL, encoded by the exons ATGGGTAGGGTTCTCATAGAAACCTCCAGGCCCTCGTCGTCTTCGTCTTCCCCAGCCTCTTCGCCGCCTCCAACCACCACCGCGTCGACGTCGATCACCGAGACCGTCAACGGGACCCACCATTTCAGGATCAACGGCTATTCGCTGTCCAAGGGGATTGGGATTGGGAAGTACATAGCGTCCGATACGTTTAATGTGGGTGGGTTTTCGTGGGCCATCTATTTCTACCCGGACGGCAAGAGCGTTGAGGACAATGCCGCCTACGTTTCGCTGTTCATCGCGCTTGCGAGCGAAGGAACCGATGTGAGAGCGCTGTTCGAATTGACGCTTTTGGATCAGAGCGGGAACGAGAGGCACAAGGTGCATAGCCATTTCGGGAGGACATTGGATAGCGGTCCGTACACGCTCAAGTATCGCGGAAGCAT GGGTTACAAACGTTTTTTCAAAAGAACTTCTCTCGAGACATCAGACTACCTTAAAGATGATTGCCTATCAGTTAACTGTATGGTTGGTGTTGTGAAGTCACATACACAGGGACCAAAAATTTACTCTATACCAATTCCACCATCCAGCATGGGCCATCAGTTTGGCAAGCTACTGGAAACCGGAAAGGGAACTGATATTAGTTTTGAAGTTGACGAGGAGATTTTCTCTGCTCACAAGTTGGTACTAGCAGCTCGATCACCTGTATTCTGGGCCCAACTATTTGGTCCTATGAAAGATCAGAACACTCGTTGCATAAAAGTTGAGGACATAGAGGCTCCAATTTTCAAG GCGTTGCTTCATTTTATATACTGGGACTCACTGCCTGACATAGAAGAGCTTACTGGAATTAACTCCAATGGGGTTTCCACTTTGATGGCCCAGCATCTGCTTGCAGCAGCAGATCGATATGGCTTAGACAGGCTCAGGTTGATATGTGAGGCAAATCTCTGCCAGGATGTCGCCATAAACAATGTGGCAACGACAATAGCTTTGGCAGAACAACATCACTGCTCCCAGCTGAAACCTGTGTGTCTCAGATTCATTGCAGCTCCCGGGAATCTATTAG GTGTGATGCAAACAGATGGTTACAAACACTTAAAGGAAAGCTGCCCATCCGTTCTGACTGAACTCCTGGAATACGTAGCTAGTGTTAATGAGCATTCTGCATCCTTAGGCAGGCACGGAAATGATCTCGATGGCAGTGACATCCATGGCAGGCGGGTGAAGCAAAGGCTATAG